In Nitrospirota bacterium, one DNA window encodes the following:
- a CDS encoding cytochrome c3 family protein, whose product MDDFRESEETLIPWQSGNVLKKDTQGVESSEEICYSCHDGYVNDSRHITWRFNRHPVFVKPSSKVNVPDSFPLSVKNEIYCGTCHSAHGKGAAATAENTKTSLFREVNIDSSLCEMCHVDQANFRSSNSHPVHINSMKLPDKLFENGSVKASDKNKVICQSCHRVHGAKGKKLLITENDDSSLCMICHEDKKSIAGTKHDLSLTLPDSKNLKGQTPSESGPCGACHSPHFAAGKRLWARTMGKGNPAAQMCLTCHAEDSGYKIKGVGTFSHPINIAPASSTNIPAEFPLFSAEGAKISNGNVQCFTCHDIHKWDPENLSNKGGKDVEGDSSNSFLRISNTSGSSLCTGCHVDKKQLIYSDHNLEVTAPEEKNIQGVNTKSSGPCGACHLPHNAASYRLWSKKLAEGNITAQLCSVCHNNKGPAKAKLIGDYYHPLDVTLDKFKIITNLPLYDDAGSKTPEGKLVCLSCHDPHVWDPKNSSFIEEYQYKNVEGNACTSFLRKPNSPTSDLCESCHKDQALVDGTDHDLNVTAPDAKNLLGQTVNESGQCGACHLVHNSTNQIKLWARPYLPYSFQGGVIESLCNSCHSADKIAKAKIPAIATHPKDKLVNNILRCEREQIDFAPLFDDKTGNFTNVGNISCPTCHNAHQWSPLSKTKGVGKNIEGNATNSFLRNVSYKNICIDCHGFDALFRYKFFHDLEDRVPQTTPK is encoded by the coding sequence ATGGATGACTTCAGGGAATCTGAAGAGACCCTGATACCGTGGCAGTCTGGCAATGTTCTTAAGAAAGACACCCAGGGAGTAGAAAGCTCTGAGGAGATATGTTACAGCTGTCATGACGGCTATGTGAATGATTCGCGTCATATAACATGGAGATTTAACAGGCATCCTGTGTTTGTCAAGCCTTCAAGTAAGGTCAATGTTCCTGATTCATTTCCACTGAGCGTTAAGAATGAGATCTATTGCGGCACATGCCATTCTGCTCATGGCAAAGGCGCTGCAGCTACTGCTGAAAATACCAAGACATCGCTTTTCAGAGAGGTCAATATCGACTCCAGCCTGTGCGAGATGTGTCATGTTGACCAGGCTAATTTCAGGAGCTCTAATAGCCACCCAGTTCATATAAACTCAATGAAACTGCCTGATAAGTTATTTGAAAACGGCAGTGTTAAGGCATCTGATAAAAACAAAGTGATATGTCAGTCATGTCACAGGGTTCATGGCGCAAAAGGGAAAAAACTGCTAATAACCGAGAATGATGATTCAAGTCTCTGCATGATATGCCATGAAGACAAAAAGAGCATTGCCGGAACAAAACATGACTTAAGCCTGACACTGCCTGATTCAAAGAATTTGAAAGGGCAGACACCGTCTGAATCAGGCCCTTGCGGCGCGTGCCATTCTCCTCATTTCGCTGCCGGCAAAAGACTGTGGGCCAGGACCATGGGCAAAGGCAATCCTGCTGCCCAGATGTGCCTTACATGTCATGCAGAGGATTCAGGATATAAAATAAAAGGAGTAGGTACATTCTCACACCCTATCAATATTGCCCCGGCTTCCTCAACAAATATTCCTGCGGAGTTTCCTCTTTTCTCTGCTGAAGGAGCAAAGATCTCTAATGGGAATGTACAGTGCTTTACCTGTCATGATATTCATAAGTGGGATCCGGAAAATTTAAGCAATAAAGGCGGCAAAGATGTGGAAGGTGATTCATCAAACAGTTTCCTTAGAATATCCAACACCTCAGGATCAAGCCTCTGTACAGGGTGTCATGTTGATAAGAAGCAATTGATATATTCTGACCATAATCTTGAAGTGACAGCACCTGAAGAGAAGAATATTCAAGGGGTTAATACAAAGTCTTCAGGTCCTTGCGGCGCATGCCATCTGCCGCATAACGCGGCTTCATACCGGCTGTGGTCAAAGAAGCTTGCTGAAGGGAATATAACAGCCCAGCTATGCAGCGTATGCCACAATAATAAAGGCCCGGCAAAGGCAAAGCTTATAGGCGATTATTATCATCCTTTAGACGTTACACTTGATAAATTTAAAATAATCACAAATCTGCCGCTTTATGATGATGCGGGGAGCAAAACACCTGAAGGTAAACTCGTCTGCCTTTCGTGTCATGACCCTCATGTGTGGGATCCTAAAAACTCATCCTTTATTGAAGAGTATCAATATAAAAATGTTGAAGGCAATGCCTGCACCAGTTTTCTCAGGAAACCTAATTCCCCTACATCGGACCTTTGTGAGAGCTGCCACAAAGATCAGGCTCTTGTTGACGGAACTGACCATGACCTTAATGTTACAGCGCCTGATGCAAAGAACCTGCTCGGCCAGACAGTCAATGAATCAGGACAGTGCGGAGCCTGCCACCTTGTTCATAACAGTACTAACCAGATAAAGTTGTGGGCAAGGCCTTACCTGCCTTATTCATTTCAGGGAGGAGTTATTGAATCTTTATGCAACAGCTGCCATTCAGCGGATAAGATAGCGAAAGCGAAGATCCCGGCAATCGCTACGCATCCTAAGGATAAACTGGTAAATAATATTCTGAGATGTGAAAGAGAACAGATTGATTTTGCGCCGTTGTTTGATGATAAGACCGGAAATTTCACTAATGTCGGCAATATTTCATGCCCCACATGCCACAATGCACACCAGTGGAGCCCTTTATCAAAAACCAAAGGTGTCGGCAAAAATATTGAGGGTAATGCCACAAACAGTTTTCTAAGGAATGTTAGCTACAAAAATATCTGTATTGACTGTCACGGGTTTGATGCTCTTTTCAGGTATAAGTTTTTTCATGACCTTGAAGACAGAGTCCCTCAAACAACTCCTAAATAG
- a CDS encoding cytochrome b/b6 domain-containing protein, whose translation MEKYPVIKTLNGQRYFYRFSRNQRFQHIVLALSVILLVLTGMPLKFHNAGWAPYLYKLFGGINTAPIVHKAAGSVLLILFIYHIFYLAFVIYKFQIVPLKIREGRLTAGMFLKLLANQPLVPNMNDVRDIKDLFKYLLFITNKRPEGGLFTWKEKFDYWAPFWGMVVIGLSGLIMWNKVVATKIVPGIVINFSIIAHSDEALLAALFLFIWHWYNVHFSISVFPMGMAYITGYLPEELMIEEHYEYYVEVMKKAGLEKEIRPPHGSHSEVSFDEAGKQ comes from the coding sequence ATGGAAAAATATCCTGTTATAAAAACACTAAACGGGCAAAGGTATTTTTACAGGTTTTCCAGGAATCAGAGATTCCAGCACATAGTACTCGCATTGTCAGTAATATTACTTGTATTAACCGGGATGCCTTTGAAGTTTCATAATGCAGGTTGGGCTCCTTATCTATATAAATTATTTGGGGGAATAAATACCGCTCCGATTGTTCATAAAGCGGCTGGCAGCGTCCTGCTGATCCTTTTTATTTACCATATATTTTATCTCGCATTTGTCATTTATAAATTTCAGATCGTCCCGTTGAAAATCAGAGAAGGGCGTCTCACTGCCGGAATGTTTTTGAAATTGCTCGCGAATCAGCCGCTTGTGCCAAACATGAACGATGTGAGGGATATAAAGGATCTTTTTAAGTATCTGTTGTTTATAACGAATAAAAGACCCGAGGGCGGTCTTTTCACATGGAAGGAGAAATTCGATTACTGGGCTCCTTTTTGGGGTATGGTCGTAATTGGATTGTCAGGCCTTATTATGTGGAACAAGGTAGTTGCAACAAAGATCGTCCCTGGTATTGTCATCAATTTCTCTATAATTGCTCACAGCGATGAGGCGCTCCTTGCCGCGCTTTTCTTATTCATCTGGCATTGGTATAACGTTCATTTTTCCATATCGGTTTTTCCGATGGGGATGGCATATATTACAGGCTATTTGCCTGAAGAACTGATGATAGAAGAACATTATGAATACTATGTTGAGGTCATGAAGAAAGCCGGCCTTGAAAAAGAAATACGCCCTCCGCATGGATCTCATTCAGAAGTCTCTTTTGATGAGGCAGGTAAGCAATGA
- a CDS encoding cytochrome C: MKHVLYKLYVIAFMFLTIGFIIVIWNVTFHHIIEEYEQRKALKEVTDIKEKRKREAEKTKFERIILESDERVKHYLGYRVIEEQRIEGHFHHIGFDIGPDNRSYCIKCHGDMPHDHVKELRAFLNMHAFFIACQTCHVKLEGSSPRVYKWYDRKTGELVPSPVLRNNAGSYNAKIIQIDINKMGEEQRVDSQDRIDFVKELKDREKELTEAQKSKAKKMIHEIVTKQPYICEDCHQKESPLLPLLELGYPRDRIDSILSTEVVGMIKKYTEFYMPRMLHPGEQVKEQERKQEGRM, encoded by the coding sequence ATGAAACACGTCTTGTATAAATTATATGTCATAGCTTTTATGTTTTTAACGATCGGCTTTATCATTGTTATATGGAATGTCACTTTTCATCATATTATTGAGGAATATGAGCAGAGGAAAGCACTCAAAGAGGTTACAGATATTAAAGAAAAGAGAAAGCGCGAGGCGGAAAAGACTAAATTTGAGAGGATAATACTTGAAAGCGATGAGAGGGTGAAACATTATCTCGGATACAGGGTCATTGAAGAGCAGAGGATTGAAGGACATTTTCATCACATAGGTTTTGATATAGGGCCTGACAATAGATCATATTGTATCAAGTGTCATGGTGATATGCCACATGATCATGTCAAGGAGTTGAGGGCTTTTCTTAATATGCATGCATTTTTTATTGCCTGTCAAACCTGTCATGTTAAGCTCGAAGGGAGCAGTCCCAGAGTTTATAAATGGTATGACAGGAAAACGGGAGAGTTGGTTCCAAGCCCGGTACTGAGAAATAATGCCGGCTCATATAATGCAAAAATTATTCAGATTGATATTAATAAAATGGGAGAAGAGCAACGGGTTGACTCTCAGGATCGTATCGACTTTGTTAAGGAATTAAAAGATAGGGAGAAAGAACTTACTGAAGCGCAGAAGTCAAAGGCCAAAAAAATGATCCATGAAATTGTCACCAAACAGCCATATATATGTGAGGACTGTCATCAGAAAGAATCGCCGCTACTTCCTCTGCTGGAACTCGGATATCCAAGGGACAGGATAGATTCGATATTAAGTACAGAAGTTGTAGGCATGATCAAAAAATATACTGAGTTTTACATGCCGAGAATGCTGCACCCGGGTGAGCAGGTTAAGGAGCAGGAAAGAAAACAGGAGGGCAGGATGTAG
- a CDS encoding cytochrome C, producing the protein MKLLYVNEEIFNISIHQKVKCEGCHADIKKIPHDPVNKVDCLIECHIIEPSSEQKFSHKDVDTYVKKSVHASVDKYGMPKKYQEDMPTCKNCHDEPLYRPLSFFKQVRPGISDTALGRCRVCHKKEEFILRFYNHVTTRLHRTRNPINIAEVCARCHDDPLLVERHGLSTRAVFSYRETFHGKAAGYFNEKVPDCLDCHVNTGESVHQMMNHTDPVSITYKENRYKACANVECHPGASPQFASYKVHAEFNLEQSPVQYYFTLFFIILTGGTLLPLMVIIFLDLIRRLFPDAVIRRRR; encoded by the coding sequence ATGAAGCTTCTTTATGTCAATGAAGAGATTTTCAATATCAGTATTCATCAAAAAGTTAAATGTGAGGGATGTCATGCAGATATCAAGAAGATACCGCATGATCCCGTAAATAAAGTCGACTGCCTGATAGAGTGCCATATAATAGAGCCTTCAAGTGAACAAAAGTTCTCTCATAAAGATGTTGATACTTATGTAAAAAAGAGCGTTCATGCCAGTGTAGATAAATATGGAATGCCGAAAAAATATCAGGAAGATATGCCCACCTGCAAAAATTGTCATGATGAACCTTTATACAGGCCCCTCTCATTTTTCAAACAGGTGCGTCCCGGTATTTCTGACACCGCGCTCGGGAGGTGCAGAGTCTGCCACAAGAAAGAGGAATTTATCTTGAGATTTTATAACCATGTCACGACAAGGCTGCATAGAACCAGAAATCCTATTAATATTGCCGAGGTATGCGCCAGGTGTCATGATGATCCCCTGTTGGTTGAAAGGCATGGTTTGAGCACCAGGGCGGTTTTTTCATACAGGGAGACCTTTCATGGGAAAGCAGCAGGTTACTTTAATGAAAAAGTTCCTGACTGTCTCGATTGCCATGTAAATACGGGTGAATCCGTCCACCAGATGATGAATCATACAGACCCTGTATCAATTACATATAAGGAAAACAGATATAAAGCATGTGCTAATGTCGAATGTCATCCCGGGGCATCTCCGCAATTTGCCAGCTATAAGGTTCATGCGGAATTCAATCTGGAACAAAGCCCGGTGCAGTATTATTTCACTCTCTTTTTCATAATTCTTACCGGAGGTACGCTGTTGCCTTTGATGGTTATTATTTTTCTGGATCTGATAAGAAGATTATTTCCGGACGCTGTGATAAGAAGGAGAAGATGA
- a CDS encoding NHL repeat-containing protein produces MDQPSDLSDGPNGNIYIVDGVNNRIIAVDSNGSFKFTFGKEGSGDKEFKMPLGIDVDVDGRVYVADTGNRRIQVFDPEGNFLYMFSTKLDSDRNPSEPVDVLVTKFSNGNIYVSDNNNHEIKVYDLKGKFKYKWGKFGEASGDFRYPATMSSNANNEVFVVDVLNTRAQKFSPTGNYINDIGSWGVHQGDFFRPKGIALSHQGWVFVSDSYMGVVQVFNDQGQFDGVICENNKKRVFKTPVGIFVDKNNRLMVVEMIANKITVLKIVD; encoded by the coding sequence ATGGATCAGCCTAGTGATCTCTCAGATGGGCCGAATGGGAATATTTATATTGTCGATGGTGTTAACAACAGGATTATTGCGGTTGACAGTAATGGAAGTTTCAAGTTTACATTCGGCAAAGAAGGATCAGGAGATAAAGAATTTAAAATGCCTCTCGGCATCGATGTAGATGTTGATGGGAGAGTATATGTTGCGGATACAGGCAATCGCAGGATTCAGGTCTTTGATCCTGAAGGGAATTTCTTATATATGTTCAGCACTAAACTTGATTCAGACAGAAACCCTTCAGAGCCGGTAGATGTTCTTGTAACCAAATTCAGTAACGGCAATATTTATGTTTCTGACAATAATAATCATGAGATAAAGGTTTATGATCTTAAGGGGAAATTTAAATATAAATGGGGAAAGTTTGGAGAAGCATCGGGTGATTTCAGATATCCGGCTACGATGTCCAGCAACGCTAATAATGAAGTTTTTGTTGTTGATGTATTAAATACCAGGGCACAGAAATTTTCTCCTACAGGCAATTATATTAATGATATAGGTTCATGGGGGGTACATCAGGGTGACTTTTTCAGGCCTAAAGGCATTGCACTCTCACATCAGGGTTGGGTATTTGTCAGTGACAGCTATATGGGTGTTGTTCAGGTATTTAATGATCAGGGCCAGTTTGACGGTGTGATATGTGAAAATAATAAAAAAAGGGTATTTAAAACACCTGTCGGTATTTTCGTTGATAAAAACAACAGGCTGATGGTAGTTGAGATGATTGCAAATAAGATCACGGTATTGAAAATAGTTGATTAA